A genomic segment from Chanos chanos chromosome 2, fChaCha1.1, whole genome shotgun sequence encodes:
- the gabrp gene encoding gamma-aminobutyric acid receptor subunit pi, whose translation MQIKLLTVLTICLVFNKSHGSHHYGEWNDSQLLPTIQKLMKGYNRYLRPNFNEGPVEIGMSLDIASIDAISEINMDYTATIFLRQRWRDSRLVFPGNESLSLDGRLVSLLWIPDTFIPDSKRSFLHDVTVENRLIRIFSNGTVLYALRITATIACNMDLTKYPMDRQVCLLQLESWGYNLQDVVFYWTRGNDSVKGLDTLRLAQYSVESYHTSVSKAVYETGMYPKLVLHFSLRRNVLFFILETYVPSTLLVVLSWVSFWISQSSVPARTCIGVTTVLTMTTLMMGARTSLPNANCFIKAIDVYLGICFTFIFGALLEYACAHFCTMQHKSIGDVQRELLKELDESNGNGSIQLVHPTSPKKVQREESAQQETNDQSVTCEGEESTEKKRGQGCGLSSVKEVSRRAVSLLSVENPHHIDRHARVLFPMAFLMVNILYWLYYLFI comes from the exons ATGCAGATTAAACTCCTGACCGTTTTGACCATTTGCCTGGTTTTTAACAAAAG TCATGGGAGTCATCACTATGGAGAATGGAATGACTCTCAGCTACTGCCCACCATTCAGAAACTGATGAAGGGCTACAACCGCTACCTTCGGCCTAATTTCAATG AGGGTCCTGTTGAGATTGGAATGAGTCTGGATATTGCCAGCATTGATGCCATTTCCGAAATCAATATG GACTACACAGCCACCATTTTCCTGAGACAGCGTTGGCGTGATTCACGATTAGTATTTCCTGGCAATGAGAGTTTGAGTCTGGATGGACGTCTGGTCTCTCTGCTTTGGATCCCTGACACGTTCATCCCAGATTCCAAACGCTCCTTCCTTCACGACGTCACTGTGGAAAACCGACTCATCCGCATTTTCAGTAACGGAACTGTACTGTACGCGCTCCG CATCACAGCCACCATCGCCTGTAACATGGATTTAACCAAATACCCgatggacagacaggtgtgCCTGCTGCAGCTGGAAAGCT GGGGTTATAATCTGCAGGACGTGGTGTTTTACTGGACACGTGGGAATGACTCAGTGAAGGGGTTGGACACATTGCGCTTGGCCCAGTACAGTGTGGAGAGTTACCATACTTCAGTGTCTAAAGCTGTATACGAAACAG GCATGTACCCAAAGCTGGTCCTGCACTTCTCCTTGCGTAGGAATGTTCTCTTCTTCATTCTGGAGACCTACGTACCCTCAACTCTACTGGTGGTTTTATCGTGGGTGTCCTTCTGGATCAGTCAGTCTTCAGTCCCTGCTCGTACCTGCATTG GGGTGACAACTGTTCTAACTATGACCACACTAATGATGGGAGCAAGGACGTCCCTACCCAATGCTAACTGCTTCATCAAGGCCATCGATGTTTACCTTGGCATCTGCTTCACCTTTATCTTTGGAGCTCTGTTAGAGTACGCCTGTGCTCATTTCTGCACCATGCAACACAAATCAATCGGAGATGTGCAGAGA GAACTTCTGAAAGAGCTTGATGAATCAAATGGAAACGGGTCCATTCAATTAGTGCACCCGACATCACCCAAAAAAGTGCAACGTGAAGAGTCCGCACAGCAAGAGACGAACGACCAATCAGTGACGTGTGAAGGAGAAGAATCAACCGAAAAGAAGCGAGGACAGGGGTGTGGTCTCTCCTCAGTGAAAGAGGTATCCCGCAGAGCCGTGTCACTGCTGAGCGTTGAGAATCCTCATCATATCGACCGACACGCACGAGTGCTGTTCCCAATGGCATTTTTAATGGTCAATATCCTATACTGGCTCTACTACCTTTTTATCTGA
- the pttg1 gene encoding securin, translated as MATMIYIDQENGSLNTPAIKPRQKLLSVSDKCLKTPLSEKSSLSAPLKSNRKALGTVNKIVANSSVSQKGGQKSKPIEAQKCKVPPQQTKEEYPEIEKCFPYSPDEFETDDVPEEVRLSHLSLAGLARLPRPSALPEEDFDMIEPCLPPSPVKSPTEDYSAELKAFLQTISELTVDLPPECEY; from the exons ATGGCTACAATGATCTATATCGATCAAGAAAATGGCAGTCTCAACACGCCAGCAATAAAACCCCGTCAGAAGCTCCTATCCGTGTCAG ACAAGTGTTTGAAGACTCCACTCTCGGAAAAATCGAGTCTCAGTGCACCACTTAAGTCCAACCGTAAGGCTTTGGGAACCGTTAACAAGATCGTTGCCAATTCTTCAGTCTCCCAAAAAGGGGGGCAGAAGTCTAAGCCAATTGAAGCCCAG AAATGTAAAGTACCCCCTcagcaaacaaaagaagaatATCCAGAGATTGAGAAGTGCTTCCCATACAGCCCAGATG AATTTGAGACAGATGATGTACCAGAGGAAGTCCGTCTGAGTCACCTCTCACTGGCTGGCCTTGCACGCCTCCCCAGGCCTTCAGCCCTGCCTGAGGAAGACTTTGATATGATTGAGCCCTGTCTGCCACCTTCACCAGTCAAGAGTCCCACAG AAGACTATTCGGCTGAACTGAAGGCTTTCCTGCAGACCATTAGTGAGCTGACTGTTGACCTGCCCCCAGAGTGTGAATActaa